A section of the Caballeronia sp. M1242 genome encodes:
- the uvrA gene encoding excinuclease ABC subunit UvrA, whose translation MEEIRIRGARTHNLKNVNLDLPRHKLIVITGLSGSGKSSLAFDTLYAEGQRRYVESLSAYARQFLQLMEKPDVDLIEGLSPAISIEQKATSHNPRSTVGTVTEIHDYLRLLYARVGTPYCPDHLIPLEAQSVSQMVDAALALPEETKLMILAPVVADRKGEHVELFEEMQAQGFIRFRIRSGGGTANEGVAKIYEVDSLPKLKKNDKHTIDVVIDRLKVRPDMKQRLAESFETALRLADGRAIALEMDTDHEKLFSSKFACPICSYSLQELEPRLFSFNNPMGACPECDGLGQITFFDPKRVVAHPSLSLAAGAVKGWDRRNQFYFQMLQSLAAFYEFDIDAPFEELPEKVRKTLLFGSGKQAIPFSYINERGRASVREHAFEGIIPNLERRYRETDSTAVREELAKYQNNQPCPACEGTRLRREARFVKVGSGDQARGIYEVSGWPLRDTLGYFQTLRLDGAKGEIADKVIKEIVARLSFLNNVGLDYLSLERSAETLSGGEAQRIRLASQIGSGLTGVMYVLDEPSIGLHQRDNDRLIDTLKHLRDIGNSVIVVEHDEDMIRMADYVVDMGPGAGEHGGVIVAEGTPLQVQKDPNSITGQYLSGKRTISYPEKRNAPDERRLRIVEAHGNNLKHVTLDLPVGLLTCVTGVSGSGKSTLINDTLQHAVAQHLYGSSTEPAPYESIEGLEHFDKVIAVDQSPIGRTPRSNPATYTGLFTPIRELFAGVPAAKERGYEAGRFSFNVKGGRCEACQGDGVLKVEMHFLPDVYVPCDVCHGKRYNRETLDIQYKGKNISEVLDLTVEAAHEFFKAVPVVARKLKTLLEVGLGYIRLGQSATTLSGGEAQRVKLSLELSKRDTGRTLYILDEPTTGLHFHDIALLLEVIHRLRDQGNTVVIIEHNLDVIKTADWVIDLGPEGGAGGGQIIAQGTPEQVAKSKASFTGRYLAPLLQRPKSAA comes from the coding sequence GTGGAAGAAATTCGTATTCGTGGGGCTCGCACCCACAATCTGAAGAACGTCAATCTCGACTTGCCGCGTCACAAGCTGATCGTGATTACGGGGTTGTCCGGGTCGGGCAAGTCGTCGCTCGCGTTCGATACGCTTTACGCCGAAGGCCAGCGCCGTTACGTGGAAAGTCTCTCGGCCTACGCGCGGCAATTTCTACAGCTGATGGAAAAGCCGGACGTCGATTTGATCGAAGGTTTGTCGCCGGCCATTTCCATCGAGCAGAAAGCTACGTCGCATAATCCGCGTTCGACGGTCGGCACGGTCACGGAAATCCACGATTATCTGCGTCTTTTGTATGCGCGCGTCGGCACGCCGTATTGTCCGGACCATCTGATTCCGCTCGAAGCGCAAAGCGTCTCGCAAATGGTGGATGCGGCGCTCGCGCTGCCCGAAGAAACCAAGCTGATGATTCTCGCGCCCGTGGTCGCGGACCGCAAAGGCGAGCACGTCGAACTGTTCGAGGAAATGCAGGCGCAGGGATTTATCCGCTTTCGGATTCGCTCGGGCGGCGGCACGGCGAACGAAGGCGTCGCGAAAATCTATGAAGTCGATTCGCTGCCGAAGCTCAAGAAGAACGACAAGCACACGATCGACGTGGTGATCGACCGCCTGAAAGTGCGCCCCGACATGAAGCAGCGTCTCGCGGAATCGTTCGAGACCGCGCTGCGCCTCGCCGATGGCCGCGCGATCGCGCTCGAAATGGACACGGACCACGAGAAGCTCTTCAGCTCGAAGTTCGCGTGCCCAATTTGTTCTTATTCGCTGCAGGAACTCGAGCCGCGTCTTTTCTCGTTCAACAACCCGATGGGCGCGTGCCCCGAATGCGACGGACTCGGCCAGATCACGTTCTTCGATCCGAAGCGCGTGGTCGCGCATCCGTCGCTGTCGCTGGCGGCGGGCGCGGTGAAGGGCTGGGACCGGCGCAATCAGTTCTATTTTCAGATGCTGCAAAGCCTCGCCGCGTTCTACGAGTTCGACATCGACGCGCCGTTCGAGGAACTGCCCGAGAAAGTGCGCAAGACGCTGCTCTTCGGCTCGGGCAAGCAGGCCATTCCGTTTTCGTACATCAACGAGCGCGGTCGCGCTTCGGTGCGCGAGCATGCATTCGAAGGCATCATCCCTAATCTTGAGCGGCGCTACCGCGAGACGGATTCGACCGCCGTGCGCGAAGAACTGGCGAAATACCAGAACAATCAGCCGTGCCCGGCGTGCGAAGGCACGCGTCTGCGGCGCGAGGCGCGCTTCGTGAAAGTCGGCTCGGGCGATCAGGCGCGCGGCATCTACGAAGTGAGCGGCTGGCCGCTGCGCGACACACTCGGCTACTTTCAGACGCTGCGTCTGGACGGCGCGAAGGGCGAAATCGCCGACAAGGTCATCAAGGAAATCGTCGCGCGGCTGTCGTTCCTGAATAACGTCGGGCTGGATTACCTGTCGCTCGAGCGCAGCGCGGAGACGCTCTCCGGCGGCGAAGCGCAGCGCATCCGGCTCGCATCGCAGATCGGCTCGGGGCTGACAGGTGTGATGTACGTGCTGGACGAGCCGTCCATCGGTCTGCATCAGCGCGATAACGACCGCCTGATCGACACGCTCAAGCATCTGCGCGACATCGGCAATTCGGTAATCGTCGTCGAACACGACGAAGACATGATCCGCATGGCCGATTACGTGGTCGACATGGGACCGGGCGCGGGCGAGCACGGCGGCGTGATCGTCGCGGAGGGCACGCCGCTTCAGGTGCAGAAAGACCCGAATTCCATCACGGGACAGTATTTGTCCGGCAAACGCACGATCAGCTATCCGGAAAAGCGCAATGCGCCGGACGAGCGGCGGCTGCGCATCGTCGAGGCGCACGGCAATAATCTCAAGCACGTCACGCTCGATCTTCCGGTCGGTTTGCTGACATGCGTGACGGGCGTCTCGGGTTCCGGCAAGTCGACGCTCATCAACGACACGCTCCAGCACGCGGTCGCCCAGCATTTGTATGGCTCGTCGACGGAGCCGGCGCCGTACGAGTCCATCGAAGGTCTGGAGCACTTCGACAAGGTGATCGCCGTCGATCAATCGCCGATCGGCCGCACGCCGCGCTCGAATCCGGCCACCTACACCGGCTTGTTCACGCCGATTCGCGAGCTGTTCGCGGGCGTGCCGGCCGCGAAGGAGCGCGGCTACGAAGCGGGCCGCTTCTCGTTCAACGTCAAGGGCGGACGCTGCGAAGCCTGTCAGGGCGACGGCGTGCTGAAGGTGGAAATGCACTTTCTGCCGGACGTTTATGTGCCTTGCGACGTGTGCCACGGCAAGCGTTACAACCGCGAGACGCTCGACATCCAGTACAAAGGCAAGAACATCAGCGAAGTGCTCGACCTCACGGTGGAAGCCGCGCACGAGTTCTTCAAGGCGGTGCCGGTCGTCGCGCGCAAGCTGAAGACGCTGCTCGAGGTGGGCCTCGGCTACATTCGCCTGGGCCAGTCGGCGACCACGCTTTCGGGCGGCGAAGCGCAGCGCGTGAAGCTTTCGCTGGAACTGAGCAAGCGCGACACCGGTCGGACGCTATATATCCTCGACGAACCGACGACCGGCCTGCACTTCCACGACATCGCGCTCTTGCTCGAAGTGATCCACCGGTTGCGAGATCAGGGCAACACGGTCGTCATCATCGAGCATAATCTGGACGTGATCAAAACCGCCGACTGGGTAATCGACCTCGGTCCGGAAGGCGGCGCGGGCGGCGGGCAGATCATCGCGCAGGGGACGCCGGAGCAGGTCGCGAAGTCGAAGGCGAGCTTCACGGGCCGCTACCTCGCGCCGCTGCTCCAGCGTCCGAAGTCGGCCGCCTGA
- a CDS encoding MFS transporter produces the protein MSNPSATSARLSAPELRATVSLAAIFALRMLGLFMIMPVFSVYAKTIPGGDNVLLVGIALGAYGVTQSMLYIFYGWISDKLGRKPVIAFGLLVFAIGSFVAAVGHSMAWIIAGRVIQGMGAVSSAVIAFIADLTHEENRTKAMAMVGGSIGVSFAVAIVGAPILFHWIGMSGLFTVIGALSIVAVGVVLWIVPDPPARPVHVKAPFSEVLHNVELLRLNFGVLVLHATQTALFLVVPRILEAGGLPVASHWKIYLPVMGLAFVMMVPAIIAAEKRGKMKAVMLSAIGLILFGQLLLGAAPHTLWSVAAILFVYFLGFNVLEASQPSLVSKLAPGTRKGAAAGVYNTTQSIGLALGGVVGGWLLKLDGPSAVFFSCSALVLAWLVVAMWMKPPPRKAGRAA, from the coding sequence ATGTCCAATCCGTCTGCCACGTCCGCACGTCTCTCCGCGCCGGAATTGCGCGCGACCGTGTCGCTCGCTGCCATCTTCGCGCTGCGCATGCTCGGTCTCTTCATGATCATGCCGGTGTTCTCGGTCTACGCGAAAACGATTCCCGGCGGCGACAACGTGCTGCTCGTCGGCATTGCGCTGGGCGCTTACGGCGTCACGCAGTCGATGCTCTATATCTTCTACGGCTGGATCTCCGACAAGCTCGGGCGCAAGCCGGTGATCGCGTTCGGGCTGCTGGTGTTTGCAATCGGCAGCTTCGTCGCGGCCGTCGGGCATTCCATGGCGTGGATCATCGCCGGACGCGTGATTCAGGGCATGGGCGCGGTGTCGTCGGCGGTGATCGCGTTCATCGCCGATCTCACGCACGAGGAAAACCGCACGAAGGCCATGGCGATGGTGGGCGGCAGCATCGGCGTGTCGTTCGCCGTGGCGATCGTCGGCGCGCCGATCCTTTTTCATTGGATCGGCATGAGCGGGCTATTCACGGTGATCGGCGCGCTGTCGATCGTGGCGGTAGGCGTGGTGCTCTGGATCGTCCCCGATCCGCCGGCGCGCCCGGTGCACGTCAAGGCGCCCTTCAGCGAAGTGCTGCATAACGTCGAACTGCTGCGTCTGAACTTCGGCGTGCTCGTCCTGCACGCGACGCAGACGGCGCTCTTTCTCGTCGTCCCGCGCATTCTGGAGGCGGGCGGGCTGCCGGTGGCGTCGCACTGGAAAATCTACCTGCCGGTCATGGGGCTCGCTTTCGTCATGATGGTGCCGGCGATCATCGCGGCCGAGAAGCGCGGCAAGATGAAGGCCGTCATGCTCAGTGCAATCGGGCTTATCCTGTTCGGACAGTTGTTATTGGGCGCGGCTCCCCATACGCTATGGTCCGTGGCCGCGATCCTGTTCGTGTACTTCCTGGGCTTCAACGTGCTGGAGGCGTCGCAGCCGTCGCTCGTGTCCAAGCTCGCGCCGGGCACGCGAAAGGGCGCGGCAGCGGGCGTCTACAACACGACGCAGTCCATCGGCCTCGCCCTGGGCGGCGTGGTCGGCGGCTGGCTGCTGAAGCTGGACGGACCGAGCGCGGTCTTCTTCTCGTGCTCGGCGCTGGTGCTGGCGTGGCTTGTCGTTGCAATGTGGATGAAGCCGCCGCCGCGCAAGGCCGGGCGCGCGGCTTGA
- a CDS encoding single-stranded DNA-binding protein: MASVNKVILVGNLGADPETRYLPSGDAVANIRLATTDRYKDKASGEMKELTEWHRVAFFGRLAEIVNEYLKKGSSVYIEGRIRTRKWTDQSGQERYSTEIVADQMQMLGGRGGAGGGDDGGYSRSAPMERSGGGGGRAPSGSGGGRAGGSGGGASRPSAPAGGGFDDMDDDIPF, encoded by the coding sequence ATGGCATCTGTCAACAAGGTCATTCTCGTAGGCAATCTGGGCGCGGACCCGGAAACGCGCTACCTTCCGAGCGGCGACGCCGTGGCCAACATCCGTCTCGCGACGACCGACCGCTACAAGGACAAGGCGTCCGGCGAGATGAAAGAGCTCACCGAGTGGCACCGTGTCGCGTTCTTCGGCCGGCTCGCGGAAATCGTCAACGAGTACCTGAAGAAGGGCTCGTCCGTGTACATCGAGGGGCGCATCCGCACGCGGAAATGGACCGATCAATCGGGACAAGAGCGCTATTCGACCGAAATCGTCGCTGACCAGATGCAAATGCTGGGCGGACGCGGCGGTGCGGGCGGCGGCGACGATGGCGGCTACAGCCGCAGCGCGCCGATGGAGCGCTCCGGCGGCGGTGGAGGCCGGGCGCCTTCCGGCTCGGGCGGCGGACGCGCGGGCGGCTCCGGTGGCGGCGCGAGCCGTCCGAGCGCGCCCGCGGGCGGCGGCTTCGACGACATGGACGACGATATTCCGTTCTGA
- a CDS encoding response regulator transcription factor: MLRVVLADDHPFVVLGMRALINADDGLCVTGEAKNASTLLTELRNTPCDVLVTDFAMPEPGRDAQDGLCLIRKVRQDWPAIGIVVLTSVSNVAILRSILNAGAMGLVDKAEPIELVPTAVKQARVGRRYVSASFRAALADAGAEAHSSPDAPRLSPREIEVVKLFAKGRSITEIARELQRDVRTISRQKRDAMNKLGVKNDPGLFAFMRARGLC, from the coding sequence ATGCTTCGTGTAGTGTTGGCCGACGACCATCCTTTCGTAGTCCTTGGAATGAGGGCGCTTATCAATGCGGACGACGGATTATGCGTCACGGGCGAAGCGAAAAATGCCAGTACTTTGCTCACTGAGCTTCGCAACACGCCGTGCGACGTGCTCGTCACCGATTTCGCCATGCCCGAGCCGGGGCGCGACGCGCAGGACGGACTCTGCTTGATTCGCAAGGTCCGTCAGGATTGGCCAGCTATCGGCATTGTCGTGCTGACCAGCGTCAGCAATGTCGCCATTCTTCGCTCGATCCTCAATGCCGGCGCGATGGGCCTCGTCGACAAGGCCGAGCCCATTGAACTTGTCCCGACCGCCGTGAAGCAAGCGCGCGTCGGCCGCCGCTACGTGAGTGCATCGTTTCGCGCGGCGCTCGCGGACGCCGGCGCCGAAGCGCATTCTTCGCCCGATGCGCCGCGCCTCTCGCCGAGGGAAATCGAAGTGGTGAAGCTATTCGCGAAAGGCCGCTCCATTACCGAGATTGCGAGAGAGTTGCAGCGCGACGTGCGCACCATCAGCCGACAAAAACGCGATGCGATGAACAAGCTCGGCGTGAAGAACGATCCCGGACTCTTCGCGTTCATGCGAGCACGCGGACTATGCTGA
- a CDS encoding response regulator transcription factor, whose product MEFGNGSEVFSRARRIRLAIADDHPLVILAIERLAENFPNVEVVSRSANSTQLDESLARGDCDVALVDFHMPGGRYGDGIQLIQHIAHCYPDVRTIVLSRNDNAALVKQALDAGAHAFLSKEDRLDLVYVAIVSAIANETYLGPAVRRTMAVASVESRARFIRQRLTTRELEVIERYARGANVTEIAKELDRSVKTISAQKCAAMRKLDLSTDADLYRFIADSDLL is encoded by the coding sequence ATGGAATTCGGGAATGGTAGCGAGGTCTTCTCGCGTGCAAGGCGGATAAGGTTGGCAATAGCGGACGACCATCCGCTTGTCATTCTGGCAATTGAGCGGCTTGCGGAGAATTTTCCAAATGTGGAAGTCGTCAGCCGAAGCGCCAATTCCACCCAACTGGATGAGTCGCTGGCACGCGGCGATTGCGATGTCGCTCTCGTAGACTTTCATATGCCGGGTGGCCGATACGGAGACGGCATACAACTCATTCAGCACATCGCGCATTGTTATCCCGACGTTCGCACCATCGTGCTGTCGCGCAATGATAATGCCGCGCTTGTCAAGCAAGCATTGGACGCCGGCGCGCATGCGTTTCTGAGCAAGGAGGACCGGCTCGATCTCGTGTACGTCGCCATCGTGTCGGCCATCGCGAACGAAACGTATCTCGGCCCAGCCGTCCGCCGAACCATGGCGGTAGCGAGTGTCGAAAGCCGCGCACGCTTCATCCGGCAGCGCCTGACGACGCGGGAACTCGAAGTCATCGAGCGCTACGCGCGAGGCGCGAATGTGACTGAAATCGCAAAAGAACTGGACCGCAGCGTAAAAACCATCAGCGCTCAAAAATGCGCGGCCATGCGCAAACTGGACTTGTCGACAGACGCGGATCTTTACCGATTCATCGCCGACAGCGATCTGCTTTGA
- a CDS encoding response regulator transcription factor: MREHSPLTAIVADDHPAVVKGITTYLERDGAIRVVATAENSLQLAEAVDSVSCDYIFADIGMQGIDGESNSIAFLKRFLWQKNRPRVIVVTMMSHNRMLAGLIQLGIDGIVDKRDSLDCLLEAIAATRKGGCYLSPSVSDAVARLPGTAPALAGVLSKREWEVFRLYASGLLVHEIARRFGRSSKTIATQMRSGMRKLGLESEGELVEYLRQVGLV; this comes from the coding sequence ATGAGAGAACACTCGCCGCTGACGGCCATCGTTGCGGACGATCATCCCGCGGTCGTCAAGGGCATCACGACTTATCTGGAGCGGGACGGCGCAATTCGAGTGGTCGCGACCGCCGAGAATTCGTTGCAATTGGCCGAAGCGGTCGACTCGGTTTCGTGCGACTACATCTTCGCCGATATCGGCATGCAAGGCATCGACGGCGAGAGCAATTCCATCGCATTTCTCAAGCGCTTCCTGTGGCAGAAAAACCGGCCCCGCGTCATCGTCGTCACCATGATGTCGCATAACCGCATGCTCGCCGGTCTGATTCAATTGGGAATCGACGGCATCGTCGACAAGCGTGATTCCCTCGATTGTCTTCTCGAAGCAATAGCCGCCACGCGCAAAGGGGGCTGCTACCTCTCGCCTTCGGTGAGCGATGCGGTCGCCCGGCTACCCGGCACGGCGCCCGCGCTGGCCGGCGTACTGAGCAAGCGCGAGTGGGAAGTCTTCCGGCTGTACGCGAGCGGCCTCCTGGTGCATGAAATCGCCAGGCGCTTCGGCCGGAGCAGCAAGACAATCGCCACGCAAATGCGCAGCGGCATGCGCAAACTTGGGCTCGAGTCGGAAGGCGAACTCGTCGAATACTTGCGCCAGGTCGGGCTCGTCTAA
- a CDS encoding ATP-binding protein, with protein MAAWDISALRLLPVLIGIAAVLVVTLRAFILLQREMDRRIETEQRLATQLSFQQTMMEVVPYPLVAKDMSNRYIAVNRAFEAALGVRREDVIGRTSIEAGAWGEKHSRLVDKISAATLQSGQGQEVEAEFVDNRGRSRYGLFWTGAFSAANGERMGLVGTMIDITDIRDAEMHARQTEQRLHDVTRSLPAVVFQLRRTSSGKYSLPYIDGDTRQLLDLDLAALAADPTTILRHVDAEDSGRLFREIEASSRTLDPVHTEFRSTVKGVTRWIRADLVAHREDDDSVVWSGYWADASVEHARAEELARARDAAEAASRAKDDFLAMMSHEIRTPMNGVLGLVEVIENTPLNPDQSQMLGMIQDSASALLQILDDLLDYTKIEAGRLVIESTPIDLRELVDSAVGLLAGRAHEKGLRVRVDIAPEVAASVRSDSVRLRQILFNLMSNAIKFTIKGEVSLHVRAVEQRPTEQVVELCVSDTGIGIDPAAQVRLFEPFVQAETSITRRFGGTGLGLTICHRLVDLMGGTLTLQSQVGVGTSMIVRLKMPVETQQYQMEGLRGRRGIVAIDDTRVAAALLGHGQALGIELERMEPDDPRLRRLQTFDGVDLVFFNDTRKDALPLGSRVIHVTEKPKPTGYRILEDDIRVSVNPLSWRGLGAACVAALTGMPQVAAHGTLGQEARMEAPGREDALHNGKLVLVAEDHPVNQELIRHQLSLLGFACDVVQDGAEALAALETTRYGFLITDCHMPNMTGYELARRVRAKEQGTSHHLPILAITASTCSSEATRCREAGMDDFLIKPTRLATLREHLNRWKASTRPERRHEAQKQRAVEATLDRDAEIDLSGMAQLWGSEATVKALLDAFVTSFRDDLKALEPLLERGTVEHLREWHHRVLGAASVLQYRPLLDAIEEFRRDLPNKSREVRRREGLALIARCTELLGRIEAQCAAIQ; from the coding sequence GTGGCGGCCTGGGACATCAGCGCGCTTCGTTTGCTGCCTGTGTTGATCGGCATCGCGGCCGTGCTCGTCGTCACGCTGCGGGCCTTCATCCTCCTGCAGCGCGAGATGGACCGCCGCATCGAGACCGAGCAGCGTCTCGCCACCCAGTTGAGCTTTCAGCAGACGATGATGGAAGTCGTCCCGTACCCGCTCGTCGCGAAAGACATGAGCAACCGATACATCGCGGTGAACCGCGCCTTCGAGGCGGCGCTCGGCGTGCGGCGCGAAGACGTCATCGGGCGCACGAGCATCGAAGCGGGCGCGTGGGGCGAGAAGCACAGCCGGCTCGTGGACAAGATATCCGCGGCCACGTTGCAGTCGGGGCAAGGCCAGGAGGTCGAGGCAGAATTCGTCGATAATCGCGGCCGTTCGCGCTACGGACTCTTCTGGACAGGCGCCTTCTCGGCGGCCAACGGCGAGCGCATGGGGCTCGTCGGGACGATGATCGACATCACCGATATTCGCGACGCCGAAATGCACGCGCGCCAGACCGAACAGCGCCTGCATGACGTGACGCGGTCCCTGCCTGCGGTCGTTTTCCAGTTGCGCCGCACGAGCAGCGGCAAATACAGCCTCCCTTATATCGACGGTGACACGAGGCAGCTGCTCGACCTCGATCTGGCAGCGCTCGCCGCCGATCCGACCACGATCCTGCGGCACGTCGACGCAGAAGACAGCGGGCGGCTCTTTCGCGAGATCGAGGCGTCGTCGCGCACGCTGGATCCCGTGCACACCGAATTCCGTTCCACCGTGAAGGGCGTCACGCGCTGGATACGCGCGGATCTGGTCGCGCATCGCGAAGACGACGACTCCGTCGTCTGGAGCGGCTATTGGGCCGATGCCAGCGTCGAGCACGCGCGTGCCGAGGAGCTTGCCCGTGCGCGCGACGCCGCCGAAGCCGCCTCCCGCGCGAAGGACGACTTCCTCGCGATGATGAGCCATGAGATCCGCACGCCGATGAATGGCGTGCTGGGGCTCGTCGAGGTCATCGAGAACACGCCGCTCAATCCTGACCAGTCGCAAATGCTCGGCATGATTCAGGATTCGGCGAGCGCGTTGCTGCAAATCCTCGACGACCTGCTCGACTACACCAAGATCGAGGCGGGGCGGCTGGTCATCGAATCGACGCCGATCGACCTGCGCGAACTCGTCGACAGTGCCGTCGGCTTGCTGGCCGGGCGGGCGCACGAGAAAGGCTTGCGGGTGCGCGTGGACATCGCGCCGGAAGTCGCGGCGTCCGTTCGCAGCGACAGCGTGCGCCTGCGTCAGATTCTCTTCAATCTGATGAGTAACGCGATCAAGTTCACGATCAAGGGCGAAGTGTCGCTGCATGTGCGAGCGGTCGAGCAGCGTCCGACAGAACAGGTCGTCGAGCTGTGCGTGAGCGATACTGGCATCGGCATTGATCCCGCAGCGCAGGTGCGGCTCTTCGAACCGTTCGTGCAGGCGGAGACGTCCATTACGCGCCGCTTCGGCGGCACGGGGCTCGGTCTCACGATTTGCCACCGGCTCGTCGACCTGATGGGCGGCACGCTCACGCTGCAAAGCCAAGTAGGCGTCGGAACGTCGATGATTGTTCGCCTCAAGATGCCGGTCGAGACTCAGCAGTATCAGATGGAAGGCCTGCGCGGAAGGCGTGGCATCGTCGCGATCGACGACACGCGCGTCGCGGCGGCCTTGCTCGGGCACGGCCAAGCGCTCGGAATCGAGCTAGAACGTATGGAACCTGACGATCCGCGCTTGCGCCGGTTGCAAACGTTCGATGGCGTCGATCTCGTCTTTTTCAACGATACACGCAAGGACGCGCTGCCGCTCGGCTCGCGCGTGATCCATGTGACCGAGAAGCCAAAGCCCACGGGCTATCGCATTCTCGAAGACGACATTCGCGTCAGCGTGAATCCGCTATCGTGGCGCGGCCTGGGCGCCGCGTGCGTGGCGGCACTCACCGGCATGCCGCAGGTCGCGGCGCACGGCACACTCGGCCAGGAGGCGCGCATGGAAGCGCCCGGCCGCGAAGACGCGCTGCACAACGGCAAGCTCGTGCTTGTCGCGGAAGACCATCCCGTGAATCAGGAACTGATACGGCATCAGCTTTCGCTACTTGGATTCGCGTGCGATGTCGTGCAAGACGGTGCCGAAGCGCTGGCCGCCCTCGAGACGACGCGCTATGGCTTCCTGATTACCGATTGCCACATGCCGAACATGACCGGCTACGAGTTGGCGCGGCGCGTGCGGGCAAAAGAACAGGGCACGTCGCATCACCTGCCGATTCTCGCCATCACCGCGAGTACATGTTCCAGCGAGGCGACGCGATGCCGCGAAGCCGGGATGGACGATTTCCTCATCAAACCGACGCGGCTCGCGACATTGCGCGAGCATCTGAATCGCTGGAAGGCGTCGACGCGTCCGGAGCGCAGACACGAAGCGCAGAAGCAACGCGCGGTGGAAGCAACCCTCGACCGCGACGCCGAGATAGACCTGAGCGGCATGGCGCAACTCTGGGGCAGCGAGGCTACCGTAAAGGCATTGCTGGATGCCTTCGTCACCTCGTTCCGCGACGACCTCAAGGCGCTCGAGCCGTTGCTGGAGCGCGGCACGGTCGAGCATCTGCGCGAATGGCATCACCGGGTGCTGGGCGCGGCGAGCGTGCTGCAATACAGGCCGTTGCTGGACGCGATCGAAGAATTCCGGCGCGATCTGCCGAACAAGAGCCGTGAAGTCAGACGGCGGGAAGGGCTCGCGTTGATCGCGCGCTGCACCGAACTCCTCGGGCGCATCGAGGCGCAGTGCGCCGCTATCCAGTGA
- a CDS encoding LysR family transcriptional regulator — translation MNQLQAMRVFLKVAETESFGRAAAALDLSNAVVTRYVSLLEAHLNTRLLNRTTRSVSLTEAGKSYADGCRAVIEQVETIEASVANSSVDPSGTLKLVASASFSLLELTPMLRAFRDRYPSVKLRLTLLHRPVDLVDEGFDAGIVVPHLVNSGTLISRPLFKVAAAVVASPDYLERHGTPARPSSLAKHDFLAPSADIHGSTWTFTGPSGVPEEVSLDPAYTVNSSPMLRQAAMSGMGIAVLPESYVERDIQAGALVRLFAGYRLKDADKEVSIVYPGRRHVSAKTRSFVDFALSYFRDRAPMEAGPVPASE, via the coding sequence ATGAATCAACTGCAAGCGATGCGCGTCTTCCTCAAAGTCGCCGAAACCGAGTCGTTCGGGCGCGCGGCGGCGGCGCTCGATCTTTCGAACGCGGTCGTCACGCGCTATGTTTCGCTGCTCGAAGCGCATCTCAATACGCGTCTGCTGAACCGCACGACGCGCAGCGTGTCGCTGACCGAAGCCGGCAAGAGCTACGCCGACGGCTGTCGCGCGGTCATCGAACAGGTGGAAACGATCGAGGCATCGGTTGCGAACAGCTCGGTCGATCCGTCGGGGACATTGAAGCTCGTGGCGTCGGCATCGTTCTCGTTGCTGGAACTCACGCCCATGTTGCGCGCCTTTCGCGACCGCTATCCGAGCGTGAAGCTGCGTCTGACGCTGCTGCACCGTCCGGTCGATCTCGTCGATGAAGGCTTCGACGCCGGCATTGTCGTGCCGCATCTCGTCAACAGCGGAACGCTCATCAGCCGACCGCTCTTCAAGGTCGCGGCGGCGGTCGTCGCGTCGCCGGACTATCTGGAGCGCCACGGCACGCCCGCGCGGCCGTCATCGCTCGCCAAGCACGACTTTCTTGCGCCGTCAGCGGACATACACGGCTCGACGTGGACCTTCACTGGTCCTTCGGGCGTGCCGGAAGAGGTCTCGCTGGATCCGGCGTACACGGTGAACAGCTCGCCGATGTTGCGTCAGGCTGCGATGTCCGGCATGGGCATCGCCGTGCTGCCCGAAAGCTACGTGGAACGCGATATCCAGGCCGGTGCGCTCGTGCGGCTCTTCGCCGGCTATCGGCTCAAGGATGCCGACAAGGAAGTTTCCATCGTCTATCCGGGCCGCAGGCACGTCTCGGCGAAGACGCGTTCATTCGTGGACTTCGCCTTGTCGTACTTTCGGGACCGCGCGCCTATGGAAGCGGGTCCCGTCCCTGCATCGGAATGA